Below is a genomic region from Cellulomonas sp. P24.
CCCGGGCGCCGGCGTTCCTCGAGGTTCCCCGGATGTACCGGGACTACGGGCTGCTGCTCGCCGACGTGTTCCACGGGATCTACGACCTCGACCTCACGCCGCGGCGGCACCTGCTCGGGACGGCGACACGGGCGTTCAAGGGGTCGGGTCTGAAGCTCCGGCATGTGGTTCGTGACGGCTGGGCCGCGGTGCGGGCGCTGTGAGGGGCGGGGTCGTGACGGGCAAGAGCGCGGTGAGGGAGGACGACGATGACTGACTTCGGGAGCGTTCCGGACAGGCTGGCGCGCAACACCTACACCCTGGACGACGCGCAGAGCCACATCGAGGTCCACCAGGATGTTGCGCGCGCCACCGGCACCGGGAAACTGCTTGTACGGATCTGCCCGGCCCATGTGTACACCGAGGAGGCCGACGGGACGATCACGGCTGCGTACGCGGCGTGCCTCGAGTGCGGGACGTGCCTGGCGGTCGCTGCGCCGGGGTCGCTCACGTGGCACTACCCACGCGGCGGGTTCGGGGTGGCGTACCGGGAGGGGTGATGGGCAGGTCTCGCACATCTCCGCAGAGGCCGGGCGCGACGGTGTCTGGTAACTTGCGAGGCGATTGAGACCCTCACCCCCGACGGCGGTGTGACATGGCGATCAACAGGGCACGACGAGCCCCGGACGAGTCACGAGGACGTGGCGCGACGGTTCAGCCCGGGGCCGAGTCGACACCGGCGCGGTCGCTGCAGGTCGAGAAGCTGCTGGCCGAGTCGATGCCGGCCCAGTTGCTGCAGGCCGAGCCGCTGCTGGCCGAGTCGACAGCGGCCGAGCCGACACCGGCCGCGCCGTCGCAAACCGAGCCGCCGTCAGCCGAACCGCCGCGGGCAGCGCCTGTCGCGGGCGTCGGCGGCGCGGTCCCGAACGAGGCCAGTCCCGACGCCGCGGCCAGCGAGGACCTCACGCACGCGAGCGCCCTGGTCACGCGGGCCAGCCGCACGATCGTGGCGGCCTTCCTGCTCGCAGCAGTCGCCTGGGGTCTGGTCGCCCGCAGCTACGGGGCGCGGGCGGTCGCCGCCCAGGCTGCCGGCGCCTCGTCGAGTGGGGAGCCGTCGCCTGCGCGGTTGACCGAGCTGAGCCTGAACGGCTGGGCCTGGTGCTGGGCCTTCGCGGCCGTCGGCGCCGGCCTGCTCGTCCTGCATCTGGTCGACGGTGCCAAGGGGTACGGCATCTTCCGCCCGCTGATCGGGTCGGACCGCCGCTTCTCGACCTCGCTGACGCAGCTCGGGCTGTGGACGTTGCTGATCACGACGTCCTTCGGGTGGCTGCTCATCAAGGCCGGGTTGACCGATGTGAGCCTCGACGTGCTGCTGCCGTCGTCACGGTGGGATCAGTACCTCCTCCTGCTCGGTGGGCCGTTCGCGGCGGCCGTCCTCGCCAAGGGCATCGTGACCTACAAGGTGAGTCAGGGGACGCTGCAGAAGACGGAGCCCGCCGCGACCGAGCTCCGGCAGGTCGCCTCGGACGACGGCGGCGGCACCGACCTGGTGGACGCGCAGTACCTGCTGTTCAACCTGGTCGCCCAGGTGTACTTCGTGATCGCCCTGGTCCAGAAGGGCGTCCTGCCCGAGATGCCCTCGACCCTGCTGGCGATGACGAGCCTGACGGCTGCGACGTACGTCGGGTCGAAGGCGGCTCGCGCCAACGCGCCGGTGATCACGTCGATCAGCCCGAAGACCGTCTCGGTGGGGACCGAGGTGACGGTCCTGGGGTCGAACTTCGATCCGAGCGGGTCGGCGGACCCACGGCGGGTCGTCACGATCTCGATCAGCGGTCTCGCCGAGGCCATCCCGGTGGCGCCGGGAGACTTCACGGACACCCGGGTGTGGTTCACCGTGCCGCCGGGGGTGACCGCGGGGAAGCACCAGACGCTGCAGCTGACGTCCACCGCCGGGGTCGCGACCATCGAGTACGACGTCGAGGTCGTGTAGCCGACGCGGCGACGTCAGGCGGTCGGCTGGTCC
It encodes:
- a CDS encoding ferredoxin family protein — translated: MTDFGSVPDRLARNTYTLDDAQSHIEVHQDVARATGTGKLLVRICPAHVYTEEADGTITAAYAACLECGTCLAVAAPGSLTWHYPRGGFGVAYREG
- a CDS encoding IPT/TIG domain-containing protein, whose protein sequence is MAINRARRAPDESRGRGATVQPGAESTPARSLQVEKLLAESMPAQLLQAEPLLAESTAAEPTPAAPSQTEPPSAEPPRAAPVAGVGGAVPNEASPDAAASEDLTHASALVTRASRTIVAAFLLAAVAWGLVARSYGARAVAAQAAGASSSGEPSPARLTELSLNGWAWCWAFAAVGAGLLVLHLVDGAKGYGIFRPLIGSDRRFSTSLTQLGLWTLLITTSFGWLLIKAGLTDVSLDVLLPSSRWDQYLLLLGGPFAAAVLAKGIVTYKVSQGTLQKTEPAATELRQVASDDGGGTDLVDAQYLLFNLVAQVYFVIALVQKGVLPEMPSTLLAMTSLTAATYVGSKAARANAPVITSISPKTVSVGTEVTVLGSNFDPSGSADPRRVVTISISGLAEAIPVAPGDFTDTRVWFTVPPGVTAGKHQTLQLTSTAGVATIEYDVEVV